The Ailuropoda melanoleuca isolate Jingjing chromosome 4, ASM200744v2, whole genome shotgun sequence region AGGACCAAGGCCCCATACATATAATTTCAGTGAAGCTGGTCCAGCTAACCTCCAGCCATTGGGGCTATCCTAGCTGAGATGCCAGACAGGAGAGTAAAGCAGCTATCCGGGATGTTTCAGCCCTAGCAGACATCACCCAGAGATGAGATGAACCATTCCCTTTGTGTCCTATCCAaatccctgacccacagaatcatgaaatataataaaatggttgtaGTTTGAAGTTACTAAATTTGAGGGTAGATTGTTAAATAGCAACagataaccaaaacaatctttttCATTAAATTAGGATCTGTTTTCACGTAAGGTAATTAGTGATGTATTTGGGTTTAAATCTATCATCTTATTAAGTACTTTCTATTTGTCTTTCCTGTTGTATGTCCTCATATTTTTCCTAACTTGCATTAAgattgattactttttaaaaatattttatttttttatttgtttgtttgagagagaaaaagagagcttaAGGGGTAAGAAGGGCagagagatagaatctcaagcagactccccactgagcacgaaaactgaggcggggcttgattgtaggaacctgagatcatgacttgagccaaaatcaagttggattcctaaccaactgggccacccaggcacctctagatTGATTACTTTCAATTACTCCattccctttctccccctttttgATTGGAAATTGCataatgtgatggttaattttatgtgtcaatttggctGTACCACAGGGTCCAGATACTtgttcaaacattattctagatgtttctgtgaagctGCTTTTGGATGAAATCTACAGTTTAATTGGGGGACTTAGTGTAGAGAAGACtaccctccataatgtgagtgggcctcattcaatcagttgaaggccttactAGAACAATGACTGACCTTTCCCGAACAAGAAAGAATTCCACCAGCAGACTGCCTTTGATCTTGAACTGCAACTCTTCCCTAGGTCATCCTGCCAGCCTATCCTGCAGATTTTGAACTTACAAAGCCTCCACAACCAgttgagccaattccttaaaaaagtctcttcctttgtgtgtgtgtgtgtgtgtgtgtgtgtgtgtacatcctgttggttctgttccTCTGCAGAACCTTGACTAATAACCATagtcttagggcacctgggtgactcagtcgattaagcattgGACCttggtttcgcctcaggtcatgatctcagggttgtgagactgagccgtGTGTCtgactctgcgctcagtgcagagtctgcgtgagattctttccctctctttctgtcccttcccctgctcgtgctctctctctctagaaaaaaaaaagagtcttttacTATTCTCTCAATGATTATTCTAGAGATTACAAGATGCATTCTTGACTTAACAGAGTCTACTATTAATTGTAACTTTTTTCCATCCTCTTAGACAATGAACAGATTTTAGAACTTGATTCCATTCACCCTCTCCTAACTTTTATAccattgttatatatttttaaatatgaaagacatTACTATTATTGGATAATATAGTCACAACCAAAATTCATTTagatttacccacatatttatcattttaattgatCTTAGTTTCCTCATGTATCTCTGACATTATTATAACCAGGATCATTTTCCTCTGCCTAAAGAATGCATGTGAATCTGCTGGTGACAAACACTCTATTTAGTTTGtttcaaaatttcttaatttcactttcattcttaaaatatttgctttcagtcttttaaagtttttgtgcCATCTTTTTCCGGCTTCAGACTATTCTATTGAAAAGTCAGTTCCAAGTCTATTGTTTCTTTAAAGATCAACTCTTATTTTCtctaactcttctttttttttttaaaaaaagattttgtttatttatttgacagagagagagatagccagcgagagagggaacacaagcagggggagtgggagaggaagaagcaggctcccagctgaggagcctgatgcggggctcaaacccagaacgctggggtcatgccctgagccgaaggtagacgcttaacacctgcaccacccaggcgccccttctctagttcttcttaagatttttctctttgtctttgggttttagcatttttttcatgatGTAGCTACGTGTCAACTGTAcggattagaaaaaaaatatatatatgtatatatcctgcTGGGGATTCATTAATTCAAATGTTATTTCTGTCCAATActatccttcctttccttccagaattCCAACTACATGCATATCAAACTTTATCACTATGTGCTTTCCCTGTGTTCtgtattttccatcctttttcttaTGTCTCATTCTGTATAGTTCCTTCTCATTTATCTTCTAGTTCACAAATTCTATCTTTATCTGTGTTTCATACGCTATTATACCCAACACTGAGTTCTTATTTTCAGTTAGTGAATTTTTtggttctaaaattttcattttatttttttttaagtttctaattatctatctaaatttttaatcttaggtttatttatttatacatagaaagcattgttattttaaaatctgtgcatGATAATTTCACCACCTGAATTCCTTTTGCTCTGTTTTTGTTCCTTGttgtttctgttggttttttgtttgtttctttgtgtgatTGATTATTTTCATTGTGTGCTAGACACAGTTTTTGCAAAGTGGTACAAATAATTTGAGGCCTAGAACGGTATTACTTTACTCCAGAGAAAATTTCGGTTTGCTTCTGCCAAGGGCTTGGTGGCATTAGCTTAAAGGAATTACCCTAATCCAATCTCAGGGCTGAGATGATTTGAAATGGACATGTCTCCCCTTTACTTCTAGGATATAACCATTTGCATTGTATTGTATTGCATTCCTTGTACAAAGCAAGGGGGCTTCAACCGAGTCATCCTCCTTCCCCCTTTGCACATCTTGAACTCAAAATCGCTATCCCCCATTCCTGTTCATACTCTCGGCAACTTTCTATGGAACGGGTAAGTGGATTCCCTGGGCTTCCATCAACCCCCAGGTCATGGACTATAATTTCTATCTTGTTAGCTCTCTAATACCTTCAAGctgatatttttttatattttgttaggtTTTTCTAGTGTCCTTAGTAGGAGAATTGGTCCAAATTACTGCCAATAACAGGGCCTATAGAAATATaggtactggggcacctgggtggttcagttagtaaagtgtctgccttcagctcaggtcatgatcccagggtcctgggatagaaacCGGGGTTGGgtatccctgctcagcaggtagtctgcttctccctctccctctgcctctccacccccctccctggtttgtgctctctcttgctcacccgctctctcagataaataaaatctttaaaaaatcaatcaataaataaaattaaaaaaaaaagaaatgtaggtaCTATCGAATACAGGTAGCTGCTCTTAGGAAGTACATTGAAAAAgatcctcaaaggaaaaaaaaaaattagactttcATTCACAATTCCATCTTTTTAGCCCAACGGGCAGACCAGTACCTAGGACTGTTGTATCCTAGTCCTGGTATCTTGGAATTTGAGAAAACTTACTTCTTTtatcaacaaatattattgacCATCACCTCTGTCCCAAAAACTGTTCCAAGAAATtagactataaaaatgaaaaagatatggTCATTGACCTCAAGGGGCTTGAAGCCTACATTCCTTATTGGTAAACTGGTTATTTTTAGAATCACCAAGTGATGATCGAAGAGTCtttgttaaatatatgtaatacaatgataaagacatttaaaatgtaaatatctataTTTGAGCTCCTATCACTTTTCAGCCTAAATATGAGGGTATTTCACACAACATAGTTTTCTAATGCATTTGTCTTCCAGGAAAGTTTATTATTGAATAtgttcttttaaagtattttggaGAATGAAGAATACAAACTTCACGAGAGATCGTATATGCCAAGATCCTCTTTTTCATAAAGAGTTAAACTGTGGTTTCATAGCCTTCTTACTCTTGTAAACTCCTAGGAAAAGCTACTCATTCTAAATCATCATTAGTTTTAATCAGAGCTTTTCCTTGATAGGTATTCAAAGTCCTTTAAAATAGCCTTTAAGTATACAAGTGTCCCTGGACTCTAAACTAAGTATAACAGATTTCCTAAGGGACCTGAGCCTTATccacagaaattatttaaatgttcctAGCCTCTTTACTGAATCAGTCAGTAGAAAGGACCAGCAGAGATTTCTTAGTGGATGCCAATGCAGTACATTCATTttttgaccttgaacaagttataTAACTGTTCTGGATTTGTTTTTGCATCTATGATAAACTGGGCTCCTAAATGACATATctttaaagtatatattaattCCAGATCTCAAATTCTGTGATTCTTCCAGAGTTGAGCAGGACTGTTTGGTCACCTGAGTTTAAAATTgatcagaaggaaaaatagaaactaaagtTCAATATACCAAATAAGATGCTATTACAATAATCTGTAAGGAGATGAAGACCTATATTTTATTAGTGATCACCATGGCCAGCAGAGATAAAAAAAGACTAAGCTATGAGGAGGCTGTGGCTCTCCAGAAGCCACCTCCTCttaatcttcctttctttcctttgctccctTTCTACTACATTCTTCCTCTAGGAACTTCCTTCAGTTTGTCCACTCGAGGGGGCAACAGTGATTGCTctgaagggagaaaatgaagcaaCTTTTGCTTTAATTGAAGCTTATTGTATATTTGCCTTGTGGCCTCTTACTCTAAATACAGTTATGAGGCCTTTCAAGACAGTGTAATGAGAAACAAATGGAACTGGCAGGTGATTTTGGATAATCATATAGACACAGCATTCTCCCCTGTGGAATGAGGGCAGGAcacttccatttttgtttttatacattcTGATGCCTATAATTCTTGTGTGTCTCTGTCACCCTCACAGCCTGACTTGTTTTATTGTCAGTAGGCAGCTTGTTTCATAATCAGCTCACTTTATACTcacagcctggcacatagtgaataTTCAGTTAACATTCATTGTTCCGGGAGAATGTGAAGCTCCTATCCATCAGTCACTATGCAGGtctctttaccttttctttcaaTCCATTCAGCACATTTGTGAGATAGGTATGGCTACTCTAGTTTTTGAAGATGTGGatataaatattcagaaatttagTGATCAGGATCTTAATTTTGGTAAAATGGAGCCTAAGTTCTGCCACTTACCTTATATTTGTCAGGTTATTTTTCTAAGCCATggattccttatctgtaaagtgggaatttGTAAGAGTTAGGATAGAGTTTGCAGATttagcaaaaaccaaaacaaaccaggAAGTGTATCCCCAAATGGAACATTCTCTTATTAAAACAATGATTCTGCATTTATccgaaattctgatttaattggacactcctgtgttttatctggcaacGCTTATCTTAGCTTTATGGTTATTACAACGCATGTAAAGAATTTAGCTCAGTCCCTACCACTTACTGagggctcaataaatgctatGCTTATTAAATTTAGGATCTGATtccaaagtccttttttttttcaccacaaACACGCTGAGCTcagttttcacttaaaatttcaGTCAAGCGAGTGTAATACTACTTTTAGTTCATATTAGTGCTTTACCGTTCCTACAGAGCTTTCAAAGCCTGGCCAATGGCTGAAAGCTCTTGGGGAAACCCACGGAAGCTCAGGCTGTTGGGGGTCTGCCGTGCACTCCCAGCACCAGGCTTCACGGGCCGACCCGCAGGGGAGGCCACCCTAGCCACGCCCCCGCGCCATCTCGGCCACTCAGGGGCCGCGCCGCGCCCCGCCGCACTCCGATAGGTCCTTCCCGGACAGGCGaggcttttccatttttcccgccttcccagcccctcctcagccCGAAACCCGCACTGGCCCACGACGTCTCCGCCCTGCCTTCCGTGAGAACCCCGCCCTTCCGGACACTgcatctcccttccttcccaccagcagttcaGAAAGGCCTGCGAGGTCCCGGGCCCGCCCTTAGgtaggaggtgggaggggacacCGAGGGGCGGACCGAGCCCCCTCCGGAGGGGTCGCGAGAGGCGGAGACCAGAGGGAGGGGCGGGGCTAATCTCCTTGGCGCCGCGTTGCCATGGCAGCGGGGGAgggtgcggggagggggaggaagcgGGCGGGAGGGGGATGTGGTGCTGCCGCGGCCGCCACCGCAGCTGCCGCTGCCTGCTCTTCGCCGCGTCTTCCCGGAGGCGGCTGCTGGAAGCCGCCGGGAGCAGCTGCGGTGCTCTGCCATATTGTGTCTTCCCCTGCCCGTCCCTCGCCTCCCCGCTGCGGCGGCCGAGCAGACGGTGAGTCCCGTGCAGAGTGGCGCCTTCCTGGGCCGGCGCCGCCGGGCCCGGGCTCCCCGCCCCAACCCGCGGCACAGCTCCCGGGCGCGGAGGCAGGCGCGTGCGGCCGGCGGCCGGCGTGGGGCGCGGAGGCGGCTGTCCCGTGACGTGCCCGGACATTTTTGTCCTGTGAGGAATTGACTCCAGCACAGGGGTCTCCCCTGAGCGCGGCTTGGGTCCCGTGTGGGCTCCCGGGGGGTGTCGAACTAAGGGGAGCGCGGCCCCGTGAGGAGTTAGGAGTTTTCCGTGAGAGGTAATGACTACCCCGGAGTGGGTGCCGCGCGGCGGAGTCCGCGGGAGGGGTGTCGGCTCTCCGACAAGGCTCGGAGGTGGCCCCGAGAACGCTTAGAGCTCGACTCAGTGCGAATCTGCTGTTAGAGGAAGTGCCCCAAGCCCCTCGGGAGTGTGTGCAGCATCCCCTCCCCCGCCTCGAAGTGGAGCGAGACGTGCGGGGCGTGGAGTTCTGGTCCGGCCCCAGGCGGCCTGGCTGGGCCCCGCCAAGTAGTGCCCAGGAAGGCGCCGGACGCTGCCTGGAGTGAACTTAAAGCCCCGCGGCTGCCGGGCGTTGGGGGCACAGGGGCGGGTCCCGGATGTGGGGGTGGCCGACCCCGGCAccctctggcccctcctccaGCGCCCTGGGGGCCTTGCCGGGTGGCTGTCTTGGTGGGGTGCGAGTTAGGGTTTTTCTGCGCTGCAATATGGACACTTCCTGTTCGCCGCCTCTCTCGGGCCCGTGGTTACTTCTGCCTTTCTGTCTTGTCTCTGGGAGGGTGAGAGGTCGTGGGGGCGTATGCGAGGCCCTCCGCCTGCTGGGTTCGCCCCACCGCAGCAGCAGCGAGTCTGAAACCCGGGATGACGGTGGGAGTCGGGAAAGCGGCCCCTGTGCGTAGCCCTCCGTCCTCCACTTACTCAACTCCACCTCTTTTGCTCCTCTGCGAAATGCCTCTGTTCCCACCTTAGCTCGCGGGAATGAGCGTAGCGAATTCAGTGGGGTACACTCTCGGGATCTTCTTGGACCTGATTTCAGCTTTAAAGTCTCTTTAAAGCAGCCCCTGTACTTCGTTTTCACcttacaggagaaaaaaagtcTTAGCGTGCGAAGAAACGGCACAGTCTTTCTTCTACCCCAACTCcgaggtggagggaggagggaggttaTTTGTTTCCAGCTTAGTTTGTGCTGTTTCTCTTGTCTTCCTCCTGATTGTGACAGCCACGTGGCCCGCTGAGTGTAATAGAGTGCCCTAGAGCCACTAGGTCTGAGGCTTCACTGGTACCAGGGGCTTTGTAAACGTGCTGTAGCCTCGCATCCacatttattttggtgttttctgAGATGAGGAAGTGGAAAAAGCTGAACTGTCCATGTCTGTCTCTGTTCCATCCGAATTGTAAAACTTAATCTCTGTTACCTTGTAGTCCTTGTAAGATATATATTGCCGTTTTTGCCTTCCTCTGCTGTTTTGATGATTCATCTCTAACATCTCAGCAATGTTAGGTACCATTAAGGAGTGGTGGGAGAATAGAGTAGTACATTATGGAGTTCCCCAACTCTGGAAAAAAAGTCGTTTGTATTTCAAAAGTATCAGTGAGAGATTCTAATGCAATAAGAAATAATCATGTTCTGGagtatttctttttgagttttatctttatctctttatctttttttgtcttatttttttcttcttacatatAAATTCTGacctgaaaaaatatattatgagtGAAAATACTTGTTTAGGGATGAAGTAAATACCCGTTTGATTTGTGTATGTGCATTTTCTGAAGCTCTTTTTGGGAAAGTTTTAATGGTTGATGTGAATGTTAACatgaacagattttattttaaagaatgaaatttaaCTTTGAGAATATATGAAAGTAAAGGATCAAAggtttgaagattaaaaaaatccaaacttttgGAGAGTTTGGCAAGTTTTAGAATTTAGATGTAACCCCTGGGTACTAATGCATgatgtttcattttgtaaatgcTTTGGTGGATTTGCATTATTTCTgtaacaaatgtttttatttgaatcagTTTTACTTGAAGGGTGCTAAACCACAGGAAACATTTAGAATGTGTTAAAGAATTATGTAGAGAAGTTACAGCAGCACCATTTATTAGAATTTAATTATGCCataacagtggttctcaatgaAGTTAATAGATAAAAAGATTGGAGAGGCTTCAGTGCAGAAAAGATAATGTGATTGAGAAATGAATATGTGTGCTGACCACTGAGAGCAATGCTTagttgagaaagaaaagtaaatgagatGATGAAATACTTATAGAAAGCAGGAAGCACTGAAAACATATGCTGTACGATAACAGCATTATTAGTTATGGGATCCGACTATcgaatgaaactttaaaaagtgcCATCCAAAGGGACTTACTCTTGTTCTTACGGTGGCTTAGCTACTCACAGTATGTGTTGTGTTTTGCATTTAGATTGTTGTCTTTTTGGTGACTGGGTTTTGCACAAATGCAAAAAGTCTCCCACAAATAAAGTTTCAAGGGCCCAGTGCTTTGCTGATTTCTTAGGAAGAAACAGGTCTATGATGTGATCCCTATTCTTTGGTTGAAGAGACTAGATTAACAcccatgaaaataagaatttatattgTGAGAGGATATAGTTAGGAGTTAAATTATATAATGCAGGCAAGTACTGTAAGACTTAAAAGGTGAAGGAACCTAAAGGGTTTTGATTTAGATGGGAGGCTTCTTCAAGAAATAAGGCTCTTGCTTTCTAAAGTGTAACCATGTTACTCCCCTTAGATTATCTTCCTGAAAATTGTATCATTCTTATGTCAAGCGTGAACTGTATCACCCTTTATGTCAAGCATGAATACCAAATTTCTTCTCAGGACTTTTCAAACTTTCATCCCTGTCTTCTCCCATCTTATCTTCCACTAACCTTCAGGAACTGTTCCTTATTTACTACTTCAGTGTTGTataacaattttacttcttacCTTTGCTGGTGTAACATTTTTCTGTTGGAAACAACGCACCTGCACACATCCTCCTAACCACTGAAGAAATACTCAAGCTTGAGTCTTGGCTGCCCTGAGAGCCTTAGAACCACAGAGATAAAGACCTGCCTTCACCTCTTGAACTGAAAATTCCTTACCTTGTCAAATAGCATGTAATTCTTGTGGCTGTAGCATTCTATACTGCCTTGttttcacttaataaatactttccGAGCACTTcccatgtggcaggcactgttacAGGAACTGAAAATACACCTTTGAATGAGACAAATACTGCTATGTTCTCTGTTAATCATCTTTTTAGGTTTTAATACCCCAAGGAAATTATAAGTCTTTGACCACCCAGAAGAATCTTATTTTCTTGTGTATATGTGATACGCTTAGTGAGtattgaattattttctgaataaaggAAAGGCAGGACTTATGGTATGAGGTAGAGAGATGAATGGAAGGATCTTTATGAGTGAAGGGTACAAAAGCATAAGCAATGATGGATGGCCTTGAAAGTATCACTTCTGAATTTAAATATGGTTTAGTACCCAAAAAAAGATGGCATTTGAGCCTGGGAATATGATAAAATCCTTATTTGAGGAAGGTTCATTAGATAGCAGTGTATACTATTAATTATTAACCATGGGGATGGAGAAGCATGGGAAAAAGATCTATTGAGAAGAAATTAATAACTTTGAGAGGGAGGTTTGGAAGAGGAGCATTATCAAGAAGATGGTAAGTTTAGTTAGTTGAGTGTAAGGTGAGTGGGAGATAGCAAGAGGAATATGACCTTTAAGTGACGAAAGATTAGAGATATGGAATAGTCCATTCAATACAAAAGTGACAGCTAATGTTATGAATTTTTGTCATAGAGTGAAATGAAATGTTGAGGACTAAGAATGATACTTTGGGAAACTTAAATGCAGAGGGCATTTGCTTTGGTCATATGTAACTTCATAATTAATACTATACACTTATACAGTGCCTACAGTAGTGTTTTATTAATAACTTTATTTCCACTCTAGGAGAATGCTGTCTTTGTCTTACCACCAAACAGAGAGGGACCAAAAGAATGTTTATCATCACTCGCTTCCAAGGGATTTTGATTCATTCCTTATTTCCCttactctgtttttatttaaataaacttttttagaTTAGTTTCACATTtacagtaaagttgcaagatagtATGTATGAGTATACATTactcagttttcatttcattttcgtTGTTAGCTTTTTATATTactatggtacatttgtcataaCTAAGGAAACAAAATTGCTACATTTCTAATAACTAAACTAcacactttattcagatttcactagtttttccctcctgtcctttttctgttccagaattccaaattctcagatttttcttgtttttatgacTGACAGTTTTGGGGAGTACTAGTCAGAAATATTAGAGAATGTCCCTCAATTGAGATTTATCTaatgttttcctcatgattagactggggtcaTGGGTTTTAGGGATGTTTCCCCCCACCCTTCCATATTTCACTCTTTTAGAAACAAGTTGCTAAGCATATCCCATGCCTAAGGTCTTAACCTAATTttgattcatgtatttattttatttcccccaacctaattttcttttccataaataaacattaaatttggatagatattttttgagcatctactgtaTTTCAGTGCTAAGAATATAGTGGTGAGCAAGAGATGTCATTTCTACTTTTCTGGAGTCTGCctgatataaaacataaaataggatTTAGACCCTCATTTACGTAGGTGATGATTTCACTGTCAGTTATAAACATAGTGTTACTATAAGGCCTAAAAGGctaaataaatctctttactAAGGTAAAGAGTCAGTCACGTAGAAGATATGCTTATTATCATAAAggttaaatatatataccataaaaATAACTGCCTTTTTGTACcaacacagaaaatggaaaattacttTGATTCTCCCCAAATATATTCCTGTTAAATACAGCAGTAGGATAGTTTAATTACCATTAATTATCCTCATAACCTATAAAGTTTGCAGGTTGTATAAGAAAATTCTTGGCTTCTTGAGTGTATTTTTGTAGGTATTTGGTGTTTTTGCCACTTACAAGTGGTTTGGAAGGTGTGTTGGGGAAAACACACTGGGAAAAGAACAGACCCTGCACTCTTATGAGAGGCTGTGattattattgaaaagaaaatgaagttgaaGAAAATAACAGTTGAAGTTTTGGAAGTGATGATAAACTTTTTGGGAGGGAAGTCACTCTATACTTAATAGAAGAGTAATGCCATTCTAACATTGGGAATGTTTTTGAGAATATTATCAATAAAACAGTGCTGGTTTTATTGGACAATAAAATTTGATTAAAGGCCTATTGAATTAggatttcaattaatttttttctagttaactGGGTTAACTAGAAAGTGCTCTTACTTTGAACTCTTACTgaaattctttctaaaatgtttttaattgataCATTGTACCTTTCACACTATATTGTACAGCCCACTGAGcgtaatttaatattttaatttagaattttgacACAGAACTAAAATAGTACTTTTGAGTTTTATTCATAACCTTGGAGGTAGAGAATTGAGAAAATTGGTAAACTTATATCCTTGTGGTTTATCTTaaaagaggaaatacagaaaaagaagtgATTTCTTGTAAATTAAGGTTTTCCTGTTCCTTTTGTTTGCCCCTTGCCTTTGTCCAGCTCCTCCATCCTTAAAAGTTTAGTTGAATGCTACCTTTCATATGGCTATTGAACAACTTTTATTGA contains the following coding sequences:
- the LOC117801965 gene encoding translation initiation factor IF-2-like, encoding MSGHVTGQPPPRPTPAAGRTRLPPRPGAVPRVGAGSPGPAAPAQEGATLHGTHRLLGRRSGEARDGQGKTQYGRAPQLLPAASSSRLREDAAKSRQRQLRWRPRQHHIPLPPASSPSPHPPPLPWQRGAKEISPAPPSGLRLSRPLRRGLGPPLGVPSHLLPKGGPGTSQAFLNCWWEGREMQCPEGRGSHGRQGGDVVGQCGFRAEEGLGRREKWKSLACPGRTYRSAAGRGAAPEWPRWRGGVARVASPAGRPVKPGAGSARQTPNSLSFRGFPQELSAIGQALKAL